In Sphingopyxis sp. 113P3, one DNA window encodes the following:
- a CDS encoding JAB domain-containing protein has translation MRAELLGRVIEPSSPKLIEYLKASMGALPEEILRVLFLDASRRLVADEQMQHGSVRQLAFYPRTIFRRAFELDAAAILLVHNHPSGDPTPSDSDIRVTEQLRDIGRALDIELIDHIIVTRREHRKLPAGKARPKGSPGPPLTLGDSHRDETKKEVASLALANARRTLRRRLLRKQLLGNDELFGEPAWDMLIDLFIHEGEAKPVSTSSLGIASGLGMSSALRLVQRLCEAELLVRTSDPADGRRNFIRLAPEVAHRLTAYFAAGEE, from the coding sequence ATGCGCGCCGAATTGCTCGGTCGCGTGATTGAACCCTCCAGCCCGAAATTGATCGAATATCTCAAGGCCTCGATGGGGGCGCTGCCCGAGGAAATTCTTCGCGTGCTGTTTCTGGACGCGTCGCGCCGGCTCGTCGCCGACGAGCAAATGCAGCATGGCTCGGTTCGGCAGCTGGCATTCTATCCGCGCACCATTTTCCGGCGCGCGTTCGAACTGGACGCGGCGGCTATCCTGCTGGTTCACAATCATCCAAGCGGTGATCCGACTCCGAGCGACAGCGATATTCGCGTGACCGAACAGCTGCGCGACATCGGCCGGGCGCTCGACATCGAACTCATCGACCATATTATCGTCACCCGGCGCGAGCACCGGAAGCTGCCTGCCGGCAAAGCCCGTCCGAAGGGGAGCCCGGGACCGCCATTGACCCTCGGGGACAGCCATCGCGACGAGACGAAGAAAGAGGTTGCCAGCCTCGCACTCGCCAATGCGCGGCGGACCTTGCGCCGGCGGTTGCTGCGCAAGCAGCTTCTGGGCAATGACGAGTTGTTCGGCGAGCCGGCGTGGGACATGCTCATCGACCTCTTCATTCATGAAGGCGAGGCGAAACCGGTGTCGACGAGTAGCCTCGGCATCGCTTCGGGGCTTGGGATGAGCAGCGCGCTGAGATTGGTCCAGCGGCTCTGCGAGGCCGAGCTTCTGGTCCGCACGTCCGATCCCGCCGACGGACGGCGAAATTTCATCCGTCTGGCGCCCGAAGTCGCGCACCGGCTCACCGCCTATTTCGCGGCCGGCGAGGAATGA
- a CDS encoding ribbon-helix-helix protein, CopG family → MKRPAVKRTFRLDAALCRELDERARSRRMTRTDIVEAALASLLTPDQEERLEAVLARRLDRLSRQIERLEWHIELSNETAALFIRSWLTNNPPLPDAALQAAQATGKKRWEAFVDTLARRMELGPKFQEEVSPGRPSGTHSSPAAK, encoded by the coding sequence GTGAAAAGGCCCGCGGTCAAACGGACCTTCCGCCTCGATGCCGCGCTTTGCCGCGAGCTCGACGAACGGGCGCGCAGCCGGCGCATGACGCGAACCGATATCGTCGAAGCCGCGCTCGCATCCTTGCTCACACCCGATCAGGAGGAGCGGCTCGAGGCGGTGCTCGCCCGGCGCCTCGACCGCCTGTCGCGGCAGATCGAGCGGCTCGAATGGCATATCGAGCTGTCGAACGAGACCGCCGCGCTGTTCATCAGATCCTGGCTGACGAACAATCCGCCGCTCCCCGATGCGGCGCTGCAGGCGGCCCAGGCCACCGGCAAGAAGCGGTGGGAGGCTTTCGTCGACACGCTTGCGCGCCGGATGGAACTCGGGCCGAAATTTCAGGAGGAAGTGTCGCCGGGCAGGCCGTCCGGCACTCATTCCTCGCCGGCCGCGAAATAG
- a CDS encoding conjugal transfer protein TraG, translating to MNDRILWGQIAAVFLIVLLAVWGATQWTAAALAFQPELGKPWFRLGDYPVYPPPAFFWWWFAFDAYAPPIFYKGALIAASGGFAAIIVAIAMSVWRARERQKAETYGSARWAGRREIRAAGMLGGEGVVLGRFGSDYLRHDGAEHILCFAPTRSGKGVGLVVPTLLTWPGSCIVHDIKGENWQLTAGFRALHGRVLLFDPTNARSSAYNPLLEVRRGEWEVRDVQNVADVLVDPEGSLEKRNHWEKTSHALLVGAILHVLYAEEDKSLAGVAAFLSDPRRPIVSTLRRMQTTRHLGDKGVHPVVAAAAQELLNKSDNERSGVLSTAMSFLGLYRDPVIAAVTGRSEWRIADLMAGDRPTSLYLVVPPGDISRTKPLIRLILNQIGRRLTEELNPGARPRRLLLMLDEFPALGRLDFFESALAFMAGYGIKAFLIAQSLNQIEKAYGQNNAILDNCHVRVSFATNDERTAKRISDALGTATEMRAMKNYAGHRLSPWLGHLMVSRTETARALLTPGEVMQLPPGEQIVMAAGVLPIRASKARYYVDPRFMSRILAPPPPARTPKRADDDWTPRSGEPAPVLLLPGPGPDGRRAPPAEDGDAKTGAPAEAGATAEEGANSEIRREPGLADHENVASEPVPEVNEFDFDRGGKGSNAARDRRAMDRAMQRNARIASLDPGDGIDL from the coding sequence GTGAACGACAGGATTCTCTGGGGCCAGATTGCGGCCGTGTTTCTGATCGTCCTCCTGGCGGTCTGGGGCGCGACGCAATGGACGGCGGCGGCGCTCGCCTTCCAGCCCGAACTCGGCAAACCCTGGTTCCGCCTTGGCGATTATCCCGTCTATCCGCCGCCGGCCTTCTTCTGGTGGTGGTTCGCCTTCGACGCCTATGCGCCGCCGATCTTCTACAAGGGGGCGCTGATTGCAGCGTCGGGCGGGTTCGCCGCCATCATCGTCGCGATTGCCATGTCGGTATGGCGCGCCCGCGAACGGCAGAAGGCCGAGACCTATGGTTCGGCGCGATGGGCGGGCCGGCGCGAGATTCGTGCTGCCGGGATGCTCGGGGGCGAAGGGGTCGTGCTGGGCCGGTTCGGAAGCGACTATCTGAGGCATGACGGCGCCGAACATATTCTCTGTTTCGCACCGACACGGTCGGGCAAGGGCGTGGGGCTCGTCGTGCCCACTTTGCTCACCTGGCCGGGAAGTTGCATCGTCCATGACATCAAGGGCGAGAATTGGCAGCTCACCGCGGGCTTTCGCGCGCTGCACGGCCGCGTGCTGCTGTTCGATCCGACCAACGCCAGATCTTCAGCCTATAACCCCCTGCTCGAAGTGCGCCGCGGCGAATGGGAAGTGCGCGATGTCCAGAATGTCGCCGACGTGCTCGTCGACCCCGAGGGGAGCCTCGAGAAGCGCAACCATTGGGAGAAGACGAGCCATGCCCTGCTCGTCGGCGCTATCCTGCATGTGCTATACGCCGAGGAAGACAAGTCGCTCGCCGGCGTGGCAGCCTTTCTCTCCGATCCGCGGCGACCGATCGTCTCGACGCTGCGCCGCATGCAGACGACCCGGCATCTGGGGGACAAGGGCGTGCATCCCGTCGTCGCCGCGGCCGCGCAGGAGCTGCTCAACAAATCGGACAATGAACGCTCGGGCGTGCTTTCGACCGCCATGTCCTTCCTCGGCCTCTATCGCGATCCCGTCATCGCGGCGGTGACGGGCCGCTCCGAATGGCGGATTGCCGATCTGATGGCGGGGGATCGTCCGACCTCGCTCTATCTCGTCGTGCCGCCCGGCGACATCAGCCGCACCAAGCCGCTGATCCGCCTCATCCTCAACCAGATCGGGCGGCGGCTCACCGAGGAACTCAATCCCGGCGCGCGGCCGCGGCGCCTGCTCCTGATGCTCGATGAATTTCCGGCGCTGGGCCGCCTCGATTTCTTCGAAAGCGCGCTCGCCTTCATGGCGGGATACGGGATCAAGGCCTTCCTGATCGCCCAGTCGCTCAACCAGATCGAAAAGGCCTATGGGCAGAATAATGCGATCCTCGACAATTGCCATGTCCGGGTGAGCTTCGCGACCAACGACGAGCGCACCGCCAAGCGCATTTCCGATGCGCTCGGGACCGCGACCGAAATGCGAGCGATGAAAAATTATGCCGGTCACCGCCTTTCGCCCTGGCTCGGTCATCTCATGGTCTCGCGCACCGAAACCGCCCGCGCGCTGCTGACGCCGGGCGAAGTGATGCAGCTGCCGCCCGGCGAACAGATCGTCATGGCCGCCGGGGTGCTGCCGATCCGTGCTTCGAAGGCACGCTATTATGTCGACCCCCGGTTCATGAGCCGCATTCTCGCGCCGCCACCGCCTGCCCGGACGCCGAAACGGGCTGACGACGACTGGACGCCGCGGTCCGGGGAACCGGCGCCCGTCCTTCTGCTTCCCGGACCCGGGCCTGACGGACGCCGGGCACCGCCAGCCGAGGACGGCGACGCGAAGACGGGGGCGCCAGCCGAGGCGGGCGCAACCGCGGAAGAGGGGGCCAATTCGGAGATCCGGCGGGAGCCGGGCCTCGCCGACCATGAGAATGTGGCATCCGAACCCGTGCCCGAGGTCAACGAGTTCGATTTCGACCGCGGCGGCAAAGGGAGCAACGCGGCGCGCGACCGGCGCGCCATGGACCGGGCGATGCAGCGCAATGCCCGTATCGCATCGCTCGATCCGGGCGATGGAATCGACCTGTGA
- a CDS encoding relaxase/mobilization nuclease domain-containing protein gives MSGDDGEFKIRPGRGRDRGAGASRRGRSLAGQVRRSMARKGFARRPPGPGGSTGHHGRGRRALARARFRADGRRVVIKARIVRHKGQRFRSAPLARHIQYLERDGVTRDGRDASMFDAEEDRADRADFASRCEDDRHHFRFIVSPEDAGEIGDLRRFTRDLMADMAKDLETGLDWIAVDHWNTDNPHIHILVRGVADDGQDLVVDRGYMSEGLRWRAEDLATLELGPRSARDIADALAREVEAERWTSLDRTLERMAAEGAGEINLRPDGRADGHHHRQLLGRAAKLEALGLAEQIESGIWVMRGDTEAVLRDLSVRGDIIKTMHQALTRDGGRFDPSVLALHGDVPTDQVIGRLVDRGLHDELAGSAYAIVDGADGRTHHLRFSDIEMTGDARPGAIVELRSWADAKGQMRQSLVTRSDLPLDAQVTAPGATWLDRQLVAREPAASHQGFGREIRDAMDARSRHLAEQGLASRQGQRVILAQGLIDTLNSSDLDAASRAIAERTGLAHRPSGADDHVSGIYRERVTLSSGRFAMIDDGLGFQLVPWRPALDKHLGQHVTGTMTPGGTVDWALGRGRGIGL, from the coding sequence GTGAGCGGTGACGACGGTGAGTTCAAAATCCGGCCGGGAAGGGGGCGGGACCGCGGGGCCGGGGCATCGCGCCGGGGGCGGAGCCTTGCCGGGCAGGTGCGTCGCTCCATGGCGCGCAAGGGTTTCGCGCGCCGTCCGCCGGGGCCCGGCGGTAGCACCGGGCATCATGGCCGCGGCCGCCGCGCGCTCGCGCGGGCACGCTTTCGTGCCGACGGCCGCCGCGTCGTCATCAAGGCGCGGATCGTGCGCCACAAGGGCCAGCGCTTCCGCTCGGCGCCGCTCGCGCGCCATATCCAATATCTCGAACGCGACGGCGTCACCCGCGACGGGCGCGACGCCTCCATGTTCGACGCGGAGGAGGACCGCGCCGACCGCGCCGACTTTGCATCGCGCTGCGAGGATGATCGTCATCATTTCCGTTTCATCGTCAGTCCGGAAGATGCCGGGGAGATCGGCGACCTCAGGCGCTTCACCCGCGACCTCATGGCCGACATGGCAAAGGATCTCGAGACAGGGCTCGACTGGATCGCCGTCGATCACTGGAACACCGACAATCCGCACATCCATATCCTCGTGCGCGGCGTCGCGGACGACGGCCAGGATCTCGTCGTCGACCGCGGCTATATGAGCGAAGGACTGCGCTGGCGCGCCGAGGATCTCGCCACGCTCGAACTCGGACCGCGCAGCGCGCGCGACATCGCCGATGCGCTCGCGCGCGAGGTCGAGGCCGAGCGCTGGACGAGCCTCGACCGGACGCTCGAGCGGATGGCCGCCGAGGGGGCAGGCGAGATCAATCTTCGGCCGGATGGGCGGGCCGATGGGCATCATCATCGGCAGTTGCTTGGCCGGGCGGCGAAGCTCGAGGCGCTCGGTCTTGCCGAGCAGATCGAGTCCGGCATCTGGGTCATGCGCGGCGATACCGAAGCCGTGCTGCGCGACCTCTCGGTTCGCGGCGACATCATCAAGACCATGCACCAGGCATTGACCCGCGATGGCGGCCGCTTCGACCCGTCGGTGCTCGCTCTCCACGGCGATGTGCCCACCGATCAGGTCATCGGCCGCCTCGTCGATCGCGGGCTTCACGATGAACTCGCCGGCAGCGCCTATGCGATTGTCGACGGCGCCGACGGGCGCACGCATCATCTGCGGTTCAGCGACATCGAGATGACCGGCGACGCGCGGCCCGGGGCCATCGTCGAGCTTCGATCCTGGGCCGACGCGAAGGGGCAGATGCGGCAGTCGCTCGTGACGCGATCGGACCTGCCGCTCGATGCACAGGTGACGGCGCCCGGCGCGACCTGGCTTGACCGTCAACTCGTCGCCCGCGAGCCGGCGGCGAGCCATCAAGGCTTCGGGCGCGAAATCCGCGATGCGATGGATGCGCGGTCGCGCCACCTCGCCGAGCAGGGACTGGCGAGCCGCCAGGGGCAGCGCGTCATTCTCGCGCAGGGTCTCATCGATACCTTGAACTCCAGCGATCTCGACGCGGCGTCCCGCGCGATCGCCGAGCGCACCGGCCTCGCGCACAGGCCCTCGGGAGCGGATGACCATGTAAGCGGCATCTACCGCGAACGCGTCACTTTGTCTTCGGGCCGCTTCGCGATGATCGACGACGGGCTCGGTTTCCAGCTCGTTCCCTGGCGCCCGGCGCTCGACAAGCATCTTGGCCAGCATGTCACCGGGACGATGACGCCGGGCGGAACGGTCGACTGGGCGCTCGGGCGCGGCAGGGGCATCGGGCTGTGA
- a CDS encoding lytic transglycosylase domain-containing protein has product MAYRPRSSCTAIALALRCAAIGCALGASLGGASVAVAAPPARADVHPYAASVAEASQRFGIPERWIWRVMHAESRGNARAVSHAGAMGLMQIMPATWAMLSARHGLGADPFDVRSNILAGAAYLRAMWDRYRDVPLMLAAYNAGPGRADAFASGRRGLPAETRAYVARIAPELGASGIASRAAAPPSAAPGWQRSTLFAARGDNASVVEDRAPAVPDSNSLPDSPTTAAPATGAGRHPLFVPLSGQDRR; this is encoded by the coding sequence ATGGCGTACCGGCCGCGATCGTCCTGCACCGCCATTGCGCTCGCGCTGCGCTGCGCGGCAATCGGCTGCGCACTCGGGGCGTCGCTCGGCGGCGCATCCGTTGCCGTCGCCGCGCCGCCGGCCCGCGCCGATGTCCATCCTTATGCGGCATCGGTCGCCGAGGCGTCGCAGCGTTTCGGCATCCCCGAACGCTGGATCTGGCGCGTCATGCATGCCGAAAGCCGGGGCAACGCGCGCGCCGTCTCGCACGCCGGCGCGATGGGGCTCATGCAGATCATGCCCGCAACCTGGGCGATGTTGTCGGCGCGCCACGGACTGGGCGCCGACCCGTTCGATGTGCGTTCGAACATCCTTGCGGGCGCGGCCTATCTGCGCGCGATGTGGGATCGCTACCGCGATGTGCCGCTGATGCTCGCCGCCTATAATGCGGGGCCGGGCCGCGCCGACGCTTTTGCGTCCGGACGGCGCGGACTGCCTGCCGAAACGCGCGCCTATGTCGCGCGGATCGCGCCCGAGCTTGGCGCATCCGGCATTGCTTCGCGCGCCGCCGCGCCGCCTTCGGCCGCGCCGGGCTGGCAGCGATCGACGCTCTTTGCCGCGCGGGGCGATAACGCCTCTGTCGTCGAAGATCGCGCGCCGGCCGTCCCGGACTCGAACAGTCTGCCCGATAGTCCGACGACCGCCGCGCCAGCCACCGGCGCCGGGCGGCACCCGCTCTTCGTCCCGCTTTCCGGTCAGGACCGTCGATGA
- a CDS encoding DUF736 domain-containing protein translates to MLIGTFEMCGDGYAGRLRTLTCDAVITIVRAQPSAAENAPEWRLLLGDAASGIEIGAGWNRTGERAGAFIAVQIDDPAFAVPLRANLLRASQKDREHHLLWSRPSARERS, encoded by the coding sequence ATGCTCATCGGAACTTTCGAAATGTGCGGCGACGGCTATGCCGGCCGTCTGCGCACCCTCACCTGCGATGCCGTGATCACCATCGTTCGGGCGCAGCCGTCGGCGGCTGAAAATGCCCCCGAATGGCGGCTGCTCCTCGGCGACGCTGCAAGCGGAATCGAAATCGGTGCGGGCTGGAACCGCACCGGCGAGCGCGCCGGAGCGTTCATCGCCGTGCAGATCGACGACCCCGCCTTCGCGGTTCCGCTGCGCGCGAACCTGCTCCGCGCGTCGCAAAAGGATAGGGAACATCATCTGCTCTGGTCGCGCCCGTCGGCGCGCGAGCGGAGCTAG
- a CDS encoding S26 family signal peptidase has product MNRRYLHIAAAAVTLLGLSAWFVPAPRLLWNASQSAPVGLYRIDPGAAPVVGDWVAIEPPADLAVYMARRKYLPRGVPLLKRVAALPGARVCRSGVFVTVDGRAVAHALARDRAGRPLPVWLGCRIVRPREIFLINAAPDSLDGRYFGPLPTTGLLGPAHPILTRDASGAPLRWRPSGRDLAFPRSEME; this is encoded by the coding sequence ATGAACCGCCGCTACCTTCATATTGCCGCTGCGGCCGTGACATTGCTCGGTCTTTCGGCCTGGTTCGTGCCAGCGCCGCGCCTGCTATGGAATGCGAGCCAAAGCGCGCCGGTCGGTCTGTATCGCATCGATCCCGGCGCCGCGCCCGTGGTCGGCGATTGGGTCGCGATCGAACCGCCAGCTGATCTCGCCGTCTATATGGCGCGGCGCAAATACCTGCCTCGCGGCGTGCCGCTTCTCAAGCGCGTTGCCGCGCTCCCCGGCGCGCGCGTCTGTCGCTCGGGCGTCTTCGTGACCGTCGATGGCCGGGCCGTCGCCCACGCGCTGGCGCGCGACCGGGCCGGCCGGCCGCTGCCGGTCTGGCTCGGCTGCCGCATCGTCCGGCCCCGCGAAATCTTCCTGATCAATGCGGCGCCGGACAGTCTCGACGGGCGGTACTTCGGGCCGCTTCCGACCACCGGCCTGCTCGGACCGGCGCACCCGATCCTGACCCGCGACGCCTCGGGCGCGCCGCTGCGCTGGCGCCCTTCGGGCCGCGATCTTGCTTTTCCCCGTAGCGAAATGGAGTGA
- a CDS encoding DUF2840 domain-containing protein, which translates to MPRDGIAAASTAHTHSPLTEVELTWIEGRAEQWIRFGRVAAERIVSRRKRIVMFRPGATFAYLRWSSNDFGTIHSSIQIVTAVAVGEPYTALPFIRPGGEILLHIESWPKVSRVLEAVDAVEAAGVDPCDASPDHWRHVADRLAAGMPFRPYSAERHAAWLRRRAIEL; encoded by the coding sequence ATGCCGCGCGATGGCATCGCGGCGGCGAGCACGGCCCACACGCACTCGCCGCTGACCGAGGTCGAACTGACCTGGATCGAAGGCCGCGCCGAACAATGGATCCGCTTTGGCCGCGTCGCCGCCGAGCGGATCGTCAGTCGCCGCAAGCGCATCGTCATGTTTCGTCCGGGAGCGACCTTCGCCTATTTGCGCTGGTCCTCGAACGACTTCGGGACCATCCACTCGAGCATCCAGATCGTCACCGCGGTCGCTGTCGGCGAACCCTATACGGCGCTGCCGTTCATCCGGCCGGGCGGCGAAATTCTGCTCCATATCGAGAGCTGGCCGAAGGTGTCGCGGGTGCTCGAAGCGGTCGATGCGGTCGAGGCCGCCGGGGTCGATCCGTGCGATGCATCGCCCGATCATTGGCGTCATGTCGCCGACCGTCTCGCAGCCGGGATGCCTTTTCGTCCCTATAGCGCCGAGCGCCATGCGGCATGGCTGCGCCGCCGGGCCATCGAATTATGA
- a CDS encoding helix-turn-helix transcriptional regulator → MNPPLPALGPRYLRTPDAALHLGLSARTLEKHRCYGTGPAYRKLGGRVVYGIEDLDAWAEIGRRSSTSDPGKGTVHPARPVRR, encoded by the coding sequence ATGAATCCCCCTTTGCCCGCCCTTGGCCCGCGCTATCTCCGAACGCCCGATGCCGCCCTGCATCTCGGGCTGTCGGCCCGGACGCTCGAGAAGCATCGCTGCTATGGGACCGGGCCGGCCTATCGCAAGCTTGGCGGACGGGTCGTCTATGGGATCGAGGATCTCGACGCCTGGGCCGAGATCGGTCGCCGCTCGTCGACCTCCGATCCGGGCAAGGGAACCGTCCATCCGGCGCGGCCGGTGCGCCGCTGA
- a CDS encoding DUF2285 domain-containing protein, with protein sequence MLWSAAICGYTNILDVAPPGCPAAEAFAIPPSHLVVVDRRLEDGRHFVFADDRAWHRLWLRTDEPGVPLANLILRDSLVGLRHEAAARFDRWLGDAPGPAPPGFLPTAYQARRLGMMLSILDLLQGPGAPGVTSHDVARFIIYPRLSVGRGAEWKSSSERRRTQRLIEEARALMQGGYRALLAGPVGRQKLP encoded by the coding sequence GTGCTCTGGTCGGCGGCGATCTGCGGTTACACCAACATCCTCGACGTGGCGCCGCCGGGATGCCCGGCGGCCGAAGCCTTTGCGATTCCGCCGTCCCATCTTGTCGTCGTCGATCGCCGCCTGGAAGATGGCCGGCACTTCGTCTTCGCCGACGACCGGGCCTGGCACCGCCTGTGGCTCCGCACCGACGAGCCCGGCGTCCCGCTTGCGAACCTGATCCTGCGCGATTCGCTGGTCGGCCTGCGCCACGAGGCGGCTGCGCGGTTCGATCGATGGCTCGGCGATGCGCCCGGTCCGGCGCCGCCCGGTTTCTTGCCGACCGCCTATCAGGCGCGCCGCCTTGGCATGATGCTTTCCATTCTCGATCTCCTGCAGGGACCGGGCGCCCCCGGCGTCACCTCTCATGATGTCGCGCGCTTCATCATCTATCCCCGCCTGTCGGTCGGCCGCGGCGCGGAATGGAAATCCTCGTCCGAACGAAGGCGGACGCAGCGGCTGATCGAGGAAGCACGCGCCTTGATGCAGGGCGGCTATCGGGCGCTGCTCGCCGGCCCTGTGGGGCGACAAAAATTGCCCTGA
- a CDS encoding DUF736 domain-containing protein, which yields MARIGTFKKVSGEYRGQIVTLSVQAKSVRIVPEDNPSGNAPSHRVFIGEAEVGAAWEKKMQDKRPYLSVKLDDPTFAAPIFAQLFAGEGEEHDLVWSRQARRGGD from the coding sequence ATGGCCAGGATCGGCACGTTCAAGAAGGTTTCCGGCGAGTATCGGGGACAGATCGTCACTCTCTCGGTGCAGGCGAAATCGGTTCGCATCGTTCCCGAAGACAATCCGAGCGGCAACGCCCCCAGCCACCGCGTCTTCATCGGCGAGGCCGAAGTCGGCGCCGCCTGGGAAAAGAAGATGCAGGACAAGCGGCCCTATCTGTCGGTCAAGCTCGACGATCCGACGTTTGCCGCCCCCATCTTCGCCCAGCTCTTCGCCGGCGAAGGCGAGGAACATGACCTGGTGTGGAGCCGCCAGGCCCGCCGCGGCGGCGATTGA
- a CDS encoding helix-turn-helix domain-containing protein: MADETTKKIPRSYSRYTREAVRLLGGLIRARRIERRLSVEDLATRSGVSRDMMRRIEQGDPRCAIGLVFEAAAIVGVALFDSDRDRLAGHLVEQETKLRLLPKAVHKPRSEVKDDF; the protein is encoded by the coding sequence ATGGCCGACGAGACGACAAAAAAGATCCCACGCAGCTATTCGCGCTACACCCGCGAGGCTGTGCGCCTGCTGGGCGGGCTCATTCGCGCCCGGCGGATCGAACGGCGGCTGAGCGTCGAAGACCTCGCGACGCGCAGCGGCGTGTCGCGCGACATGATGCGCCGTATCGAGCAGGGCGACCCGCGCTGCGCCATCGGCCTCGTCTTCGAGGCGGCCGCGATCGTCGGGGTCGCGCTGTTCGACAGCGACCGGGACCGTCTCGCTGGACATCTCGTCGAGCAGGAAACGAAGCTGCGCCTGCTTCCCAAGGCCGTTCACAAGCCGCGATCCGAGGTGAAGGATGACTTCTGA
- a CDS encoding type II toxin-antitoxin system HipA family toxin, translating to MTSDVAPAGEAFVWIWLPGATEPVVAGRLARASDSRLTFNYGQSYLARADAIAIYEPELPLRAGLIEPASKMQLPSAIRDGSPDAWGRRVIINRIGGRDEGDLAPAELDELTYLLESGSDRIGMLDFQASATEYVPRQRQNATLAELMESAERVERGVPLTPELDQALQHGTSLGGARPKALIDDGARKYIAKFSAAADIYNVVKAEYVAMRLAAHAGLNVAPVKLARALGKDVLLVERFDRAPKEDDWTRRGVVSALTLLALDETEARYASYEDLATVIRHRFVDPAATLAELYARIIFNILSGNTDDHARNHAAFWDGGTLELTPAYDICPQGRTGGEATQAMLILGNRRFSQLSLCLEAAPVFHLDDARARAIITGQQAAIEAHWDAVCDEAALGGAERAFLWRRQFLNPFAFEGFAAVPN from the coding sequence ATGACTTCTGACGTCGCGCCTGCCGGCGAAGCCTTCGTCTGGATATGGCTGCCCGGGGCAACCGAGCCGGTCGTCGCGGGCAGGCTCGCGCGCGCGAGCGATAGCCGGCTCACCTTCAACTATGGCCAAAGCTATCTGGCCCGCGCGGATGCCATCGCGATCTACGAACCCGAATTGCCGCTGCGCGCCGGCCTGATCGAGCCGGCCAGCAAGATGCAGCTGCCAAGCGCGATACGCGATGGCTCGCCCGACGCGTGGGGCCGCCGCGTCATCATCAACCGGATCGGCGGGCGCGACGAGGGTGACCTGGCTCCAGCCGAGCTTGACGAGCTGACCTATCTTCTCGAATCCGGCTCCGACCGGATCGGCATGCTCGATTTCCAGGCGTCGGCCACCGAATATGTACCGCGCCAGCGGCAGAATGCGACGCTCGCCGAATTGATGGAGTCGGCCGAGCGCGTCGAGCGGGGCGTGCCGCTCACACCCGAGCTCGACCAGGCGCTACAACATGGCACATCGCTTGGCGGCGCGCGTCCCAAGGCGCTGATCGACGATGGCGCGCGAAAATATATCGCCAAATTTTCGGCGGCAGCCGACATCTATAATGTCGTGAAAGCCGAATATGTCGCGATGCGCCTCGCCGCGCACGCGGGCCTCAATGTCGCGCCGGTCAAGCTTGCGCGCGCGCTCGGCAAGGATGTGTTGCTCGTCGAGCGCTTCGACCGCGCACCCAAGGAGGACGATTGGACCCGGCGCGGCGTGGTGTCGGCGCTCACCCTCCTTGCCCTCGACGAGACCGAGGCGCGCTATGCGAGCTATGAGGATCTCGCGACCGTGATACGTCACCGGTTCGTCGATCCCGCAGCGACGCTCGCCGAACTTTACGCGCGCATCATATTCAACATTCTGTCCGGAAACACCGACGATCATGCGCGCAACCATGCCGCCTTCTGGGACGGCGGGACGCTGGAGCTTACGCCCGCCTATGACATCTGCCCGCAAGGCCGCACCGGCGGCGAGGCGACGCAGGCGATGCTCATCCTCGGCAACCGGCGGTTCAGCCAATTGTCGCTGTGTCTCGAGGCCGCGCCCGTCTTTCACCTCGACGATGCGCGCGCGCGCGCCATCATCACGGGCCAGCAGGCCGCGATCGAGGCCCATTGGGACGCCGTGTGCGACGAAGCGGCGCTCGGCGGCGCCGAGCGCGCGTTCCTTTGGCGGCGGCAGTTCCTCAACCCGTTCGCCTTCGAGGGTTTTGCAGCCGTCCCGAACTGA
- a CDS encoding DUF736 domain-containing protein, whose product MATIANLTVKADGSFEGTLATLNVTAPIAIVPNGRKAKDSEPDYRIVSRKNGFELGAGWKRFSQNTGAEYVSVSLSAPEFGTIYGNIANAPGDDPMKKVIIWNPPS is encoded by the coding sequence ATGGCCACCATCGCAAATCTCACCGTCAAGGCGGACGGCAGCTTCGAAGGCACGCTCGCCACCCTCAACGTCACCGCGCCGATCGCGATCGTCCCGAATGGTCGCAAAGCCAAGGACAGCGAGCCCGATTACCGCATCGTCAGCCGCAAGAACGGCTTCGAGCTCGGTGCCGGCTGGAAACGCTTCTCGCAGAACACCGGCGCCGAATATGTGTCGGTATCGCTTTCGGCACCCGAGTTCGGCACCATCTACGGCAATATCGCTAATGCGCCGGGCGACGATCCGATGAAGAAGGTCATCATCTGGAACCCGCCGTCGTGA